Proteins found in one Nitrospira sp. genomic segment:
- a CDS encoding DegT/DnrJ/EryC1/StrS family aminotransferase produces MTLHTQSAKLNPRWCLAQDTIDRQDIDHLIEWLRTYPRLTKGAVTLDFERQWSEWLGRPYSVHCNSGSSANLLMYYALLRSGKLRNTNVIVPSVGWVTSIAPAIQFGFTPIMCEADPDTFGLDLNHLEDLLQRHDAQTVLLVQVLGVPHRMQELQTLKDRYGFYLLEDACAAIGAEYGGKKIGTFGDMASFSFYFGHQMSTIEGGMVSTSDKHLADMLLMLRSHGWSKDLDQSSHQALVTQYQVDDFHSPFVFYEPGFNLRSTDLNAFIGIEQLHKLDWMTGQRQANHERYLQHLGGRFYTQRPPKGSKVASISFGLLADSTEQRRRIVRALVAEGVETRIFSAGNLGLHPFWMNRYGKASFPVADRVHHCGFFLPNHASMNEQDVAHIARIVLEAA; encoded by the coding sequence GGCAGGATATCGACCATTTGATCGAGTGGCTGCGGACCTATCCTCGCCTCACCAAGGGGGCGGTGACCCTCGACTTTGAACGCCAATGGTCGGAATGGCTGGGGCGTCCCTATTCGGTACACTGCAACTCCGGTTCGTCGGCCAATCTGTTGATGTATTACGCCTTGCTGCGCTCCGGCAAGCTGCGCAACACGAATGTGATCGTCCCGAGTGTCGGATGGGTGACTTCGATCGCTCCGGCGATTCAATTCGGCTTCACACCCATCATGTGCGAGGCCGATCCTGATACCTTCGGACTTGACCTCAATCATCTGGAAGACCTCTTACAACGCCATGACGCGCAGACGGTATTACTCGTTCAAGTGCTCGGCGTCCCGCATCGCATGCAGGAACTGCAGACCCTGAAGGACCGATACGGGTTTTATCTGCTCGAAGATGCCTGCGCCGCCATCGGAGCGGAATATGGCGGCAAGAAGATCGGCACATTCGGCGATATGGCGAGCTTCTCCTTCTATTTCGGCCATCAGATGTCCACGATCGAAGGCGGCATGGTGTCGACCAGCGACAAGCATCTGGCGGACATGCTCCTGATGCTGCGCAGCCACGGGTGGAGCAAGGACCTCGACCAGAGTAGTCATCAGGCATTGGTGACGCAATACCAGGTCGACGATTTCCACTCGCCCTTCGTGTTTTACGAGCCGGGCTTCAATCTCCGCTCAACGGATCTCAATGCCTTTATCGGCATCGAGCAACTACACAAACTGGACTGGATGACCGGGCAACGTCAGGCCAATCATGAACGATACCTGCAGCACTTGGGCGGGCGGTTCTATACGCAGCGCCCGCCGAAAGGGAGCAAGGTCGCCAGCATCTCCTTCGGGCTGCTCGCGGATTCGACGGAGCAACGTCGTCGAATTGTCCGGGCGTTGGTCGCAGAAGGAGTGGAAACGAGAATCTTCTCCGCCGGCAACCTAGGGCTCCATCCTTTCTGGATGAACCGCTACGGGAAGGCCAGTTTCCCTGTCGCGGACCGCGTGCATCATTGCGGCTTCTTCCTGCCCAATCACGCCTCCATGAACGAACAGGATGTGGCTCACATCGCACGGATTGTCCTGGAGGCCGCGTGA
- a CDS encoding NAD(P)-dependent oxidoreductase, with amino-acid sequence MTTASTHVLVTGGAGYLGSVLSKRLLERGYKVTVLDNFMYRQNSLMDCCGEEGFQVVRGDCRDERLLTDLLRTADLIIPLAALVGAPLCDRDRVGAYTVNFEAVQLLCKLSSPRQRIIFPVTNSGYGIGQPGVPCTEESPLRPISLYGETKVKAERVVLDRGNAITLRLATVFGVSPRMRMDLLVNDFVWRAVQDRAVVVFEGHCKRNYIHIRDVVRTFLHAIDHFDEMKDRPYNVGLDDANLSKLELCQVIQTLIPHFVSFEAPIGEDPDKRDYIVSNQRLLATGFKPEWSLERGIRELMKCYTIIKAGQYANV; translated from the coding sequence ATGACGACAGCCTCGACCCATGTGCTCGTGACCGGCGGCGCCGGTTATCTCGGCTCCGTGCTCAGTAAACGTTTACTGGAACGTGGCTACAAGGTCACCGTCCTGGACAATTTCATGTATCGCCAAAACAGTTTGATGGATTGTTGCGGCGAGGAGGGCTTCCAGGTGGTGCGTGGCGATTGCCGCGACGAACGCCTGTTGACCGATCTCCTGCGAACGGCCGACCTCATCATTCCGCTTGCGGCGCTGGTCGGGGCACCGCTCTGTGACCGTGATCGCGTCGGAGCCTACACGGTCAACTTCGAGGCCGTTCAGCTCTTGTGCAAACTGTCTTCTCCCCGGCAGCGGATCATTTTTCCCGTCACGAACAGCGGCTATGGCATCGGGCAACCGGGCGTACCCTGCACGGAGGAGTCACCGCTACGCCCCATCAGCCTCTATGGCGAAACCAAAGTGAAAGCCGAGCGGGTGGTGTTGGACCGCGGAAACGCCATCACGCTGCGCCTGGCCACGGTGTTCGGCGTATCGCCCAGAATGCGCATGGATCTGCTGGTCAACGATTTCGTCTGGCGCGCCGTGCAGGATCGCGCCGTCGTCGTATTCGAAGGACACTGTAAACGCAACTATATCCATATCCGGGACGTCGTCCGGACGTTTCTGCATGCCATCGATCATTTCGACGAGATGAAAGATCGTCCGTATAACGTGGGCCTGGACGATGCCAACCTCTCGAAACTCGAACTCTGCCAGGTCATCCAAACGCTCATTCCGCATTTCGTGTCGTTCGAGGCGCCGATCGGCGAGGACCCCGACAAGCGCGACTATATCGTATCCAATCAGCGTCTATTGGCAACCGGGTTCAAGCCGGAGTGGTCCTTGGAACGCGGCATTCGTGAGTTGATGAAGTGTTACACGATCATCAAAGCCGGTCAGTATGCCAATGTCTGA